The Sorex araneus isolate mSorAra2 chromosome 5, mSorAra2.pri, whole genome shotgun sequence genome has a segment encoding these proteins:
- the PDE4B gene encoding cAMP-specific 3',5'-cyclic phosphodiesterase 4B isoform X4, with the protein MPEANYLLSVSWGYIKFKRMLNRELTHLSEMSRSGNQVSEFISNTFLDKQNDVEIPSPTQKDREKKKKQQLMTQISGVKKLMHSSSLNNTSISRFGVNTENEDHLAKELEDLNKWGLNIFNVAGYSHNRPLTCIMYAIFQERDLLKTFKISSDTFVTYMMTLEDHYHSDVAYHNSLHAADVAQSTHVLLSTPALDAVFTDLEILAAIFAAAIHDVDHPGVSNQFLINTNSELALMYNDESVLENHHLAVGFKLLQEEHCDIFQNLTKKQRQTLRKMVIDMVLATDMSKHMSLLADLKTMVETKKVTSSGVLLLDNYTDRIQVLRNMVHCADLSNPTKSLELYRQWTDRIMEEFFQQGDKERERGMEISPMCDKHTASVEKSQVGFIDYIVHPLWETWADLVQPDAQDILDTLEDNRNWYQSMIPQSPSPPLDEQNRDCQGLMEKFQFELTLEEEDSEGPEKEGEGHSYFSNTKTLCVIEPEHQDSLGETDGDGTTEDKTPTDT; encoded by the exons ATGCCCGAGGCAAACTATTTGCTCTCTGTGTCTTGGGGTTACATCAAG TTTAAAAGAATGCTGAATCGGGAGCTGACCCACCTCTCAGAAATGAGCCGATCAGGCAACCAAGTGTCTGAATTTATATCCAACACTTTCTTAG ACAAGCAGAATGATGTAGAGATCCCATCTCCCACCCAGAAAGAccgggagaaaaagaaaaagcaacaacTTATGACACAAATAAGTGGAGTGAAAAAACTGATGCATAGCTCAAGCTTAAACAATACGAGCATCTCACGCTTTGGAGTCAACACAGAAAATGAAGATCATTTGGCCAAG GAGCTGGAAGACCTGAATAAATGGGGCCTGAACATCTTCaatgtggcaggatactctcacaACAGGCCCCTAACCTGCATCATGTATGCCATATTCCAG GAAAGAGATCTCCTAAAGACATTCAAAATCTCATCTGACACATTTGTAACCTACATGATGACTTTGGAAGATCATTACCATTCTGATGTGGCATATCATAACAGCCTGCACGCTGCTGATGTAGCCCAGTCTACCCATGTTCTTCTTTCTACGCCAGCATTAGAT gctgtcttcacagatTTGGAAATCCTGGCCGCCATTTTTGCAGCTGCTATCCATGACGTTGATCATCCCGGAGTCTCTAATCAGTTTCTCATCAACACAA ACTCTGAACTCGCACTGATGTACAATGATGAATCTGTGTTGGAAAATCATCATCTTGCCGTGGGTTTCAAATTGCTCCAAGAAGAACACTGTGACATCTTTCAGAATCTCACCAAGAAACAACGTCAGACACTCAGGAAAATGGTGATTGACATG GTGTTGGCAACTGATATGTCCAAACACATGAGCCTGCTGGCGGACTTGAAGACCATGGTAGAAACCAAAAAAGTTACAAGTTCAGGTGTTCTTCTCCTGGACAACTATACTGACCGCATACAG GTTCTTCGCAACATGGTACACTGTGCAGACCTGAGCAACCCCACCAAGTCCTTGGAATTATACCGACAATGGACAGATCGCATCATGGAGGAATTTTTCCAGCAGGGtgataaagagagggagagaggaatggagATCAGCCCGATGTGTGATAAGCACACAGCTTCTGTGGAAAAATCCCAG GTTGGTTTCATTGACTACATTGTCCATCCACTGTGGGAGACCTGGGCAGATCTGGTCCAGCCCGATGCCCAGGACATTTTGGACACATTAGAAGATAACAGGAACTGGTATCAGAGCATGAtaccccagagcccctccccaccactgGACGAGCAGAACAGAGACTGCCAGGGTCTGATGGAGAAGTTCCAATTTGAACTGACGCTCGAAGAAGAGGATTCCGAAGGACCGGAAAAAGAGGGTGAGGGCCACAGCTATTTCAGCAACACAAAGACGCTGTGTGTGATCGAGCCGGAACACCAGGATTCACTGGGAGAGACGGATGGAGATGGCACAACGGAGGACAAGACCCCGACTGACACCTAA